One Leishmania panamensis strain MHOM/PA/94/PSC-1 chromosome 24 sequence genomic region harbors:
- a CDS encoding dynein intermediate-chain-like protein (TriTrypDB/GeneDB-style sysID: LpmP.24.0270), which yields MSALASPRTSVHKHRVLHSAAAGNGARKQSNGGPADVIAAVPGRETNKSAAEVIVERILKAADPHVMSVPVYYDYKKDARVYKPFPNTRQVSTLFAMDGNAIAKDSPEAVQQEEDRNRRIREVEVAAAAETNPDLVDEGVSTRILKNQFNYSERGSQTVNQPMKERAVMTDPPPSACFRGLATAWAIYDAYEEDRIQAEKAAAAQRRAAQAARAGKEEESAVTSATAAASIRDVADIAPKGVTELLASPAFHSALQVMERMVNQNDCHDIIDDFKYWEDQSDLYKEDGTLLPLWQFFTEKTRKKAVTAIALNGRYADLFAVGYGSYDFLKPCKGTIHCFTLKNAVPTGSGAPIPAHPEFSFHLDCGVLCLAFHPREHSLLACGLYDGSVCVFDMRVSSHDPEGTRYGRPLYRANVRTGKHMDPVWQIMWMESTLEFSFYSISTDGRVANWVLSKKELTSRDVLKLSTGICTADPEQMLLSELGGMSFDYSPTHDKAVVGTQEGDLLLCTVHHNGQCVERYEGHSMAVYTTLWSPFHPDIFLTCSADWTVKLWMKGSPSPLAVFDLGDAVGDVAWAPYSSTVFAAVTAGGKVWVFDVAQNKTEPLCAQTVVKNAKLTHIVFSEVDPVLLVGDTRGTVLTLKLSPNLRKVSKPGKGEPTDAAHIKKLEVEKLNRLVEVTMKDRALLGM from the coding sequence ATGAGCGCCCTCGCAAGCCCTCGGACTTCCGTCCACAAGCACCGCGTCTTGCAtagcgcagctgccggcaATGGCGCTCGCAAGCAGAGCAACGGTGGCCCAGCAGACGTGATTGCCGCGGTGCCGGGGCGGGAAACCAATAAGTCCGCTGCCGAGGTAATCGTGGAGCGCATCCTGAAAGCTGCCGACCCGCATGTGATGTCCGTGCCGGTGTACTACGATTACAAGAAGGATGCGCGCGTGTACAAGCCCTTCCCCAATACGCGGCAGGTGTCAACCCTCTTCGCCATGGATGGTAACGCCATCGCGAAGGACTCGCCTGAGGCTGtgcagcaagaggaggacCGTAATCGCCGTATCcgagaggtggaggtggccgccgcagcggagaCTAACCCGGACTTGGTGGATGAAGGCGTGTCCACGCGCATACTCAAGAACCAGTTCAACTATAGCGAACGCGGCAGCCAGACAGTGAACCAGCCGATGAAGGAACGCGCCGTAATGACGGacccgccgccgtcggcatGCTTTCGAGGCCTGGCCACGGCGTGGGCCATCTACGACGCCTATGAGGAGGACCGCATCCAGGCCGAGaaggccgcggcggcgcagcggcgtgctGCCCAAGCTGCGCGGGCTggcaaggaggaagagagcgcagTGAcctccgccacggctgccgcaTCCATACGCGATGTGGCGGATATCGCTCCGAAGGGCGTGACTGAGCTACTGGCGTCGCCTGCATTTCACAGTGCACTGCAGGTGATGGAACGCATGGTGAACCAGAACGACTGTCACGACATCATTGACGACTTCAAGTACTGGGAAGACCAGAGCGACCTCTACAAGGAGGACGGTACGCTGCTACCGCTGTGGCAATTCTTCACTGAGAAGACACGCAAGAAGgccgtcaccgccatcgcccTCAACGGACGCTACGCGGATCTCTTCGCAGTTGGCTATGGCAGCTACGACTTTCTGAAGCCGTGCAAGGGCACGATTCACTGCTTCACGCTCAAGAACGCGGTACCCACCGGCTCTGGGGCTCCTATTCCGGCGCACCCGGAGTTCTCCTTTCACTTAGATTGCGGTGTGCTCTGTCTCGCCTTTCACCCACGCGAACACTCGCTACTCGCCTGCGGCCTCTACGACggcagcgtgtgcgtattCGATATGCGGGTGAGCTCCCACGACCCGGAGGGCACACGCTACGGTCGCCCGCTCTACCGCGCTAACGTGCGTACCGGTAAGCACATGGACCCTGTGTGGCAGATCATGTGGATGGAGAGCACGTTAGAGTTCTCCTTCTACTCCATCAGCACCGATGGCCGCGTGGCAAACTGGGTGCTGAGCAAGAAGGAACTAACGTCCCGCGATGTGTTGAAACTTAGCACTGGCATCTGCACCGCGGACCCAGAGCAGATGCTACTGAGTGAGCTCGGCGGCATGTCGTTCGACtactcacccacccacgaCAAGGCAGTCGTCGGCACGCAGGAGGGGGACTTGCTCTTGTGCACTGTCCACCACAATGGGCAGTGTGTCGAGCGCTATGAAGGGCACAGCATGGCCGTGTACACGACGCTCTGGAGCCCATTCCACCCGGACATATTTCTCACCTGCTCGGCAGACTGGACGGTCAAGCTCTGGATGAAGGGCTCTCCGTCACCGTTGGCTGTGTTTGACCTCGGTGACGCCGTCGGCGATGTTGCCTGGGCACCGTACAGCTCCACCGTGTTTGCTGCCGTCACCGCGGGTGGGAAGGTGTGGGTCTTTGACGTAGCACAGAACAAGACTGAACCTCTGTGTGCGCAGACAGTTGTGAAGAACGCGAAGCTGACTCACATCGTCTTCAGTGAGGTGGACCCGGTGCTGTTAGTAGGTGACACTCGTGGCACCGTTCTGACACTCAAGTTGTCCCCTAACCTGCGCAAGGTGTCGAAGCCTGGCAAAGGTGAGCCGACGGATGCGGCGCACATAAAAAAGTTGGAGGTAGAGAAATTGAATCG